From Deltaproteobacteria bacterium, the proteins below share one genomic window:
- a CDS encoding biotin/lipoyl-binding carrier protein yields MPTRVEAQITGNVWKIEKAVGDAVEEGETLIILESMKMEIPVEAPCAGTLAEIRVAEGESVEEGAVLAVIT; encoded by the coding sequence ATGCCGACGCGGGTCGAGGCGCAGATCACCGGGAACGTGTGGAAGATCGAGAAGGCGGTCGGCGACGCGGTCGAGGAGGGCGAGACGCTGATCATCCTCGAGTCGATGAAGATGGAGATCCCGGTGGAGGCGCCCTGCGCCGGCACCCTCGCCGAGATCCGCGTGGCCGAGGGCGAGAGCGTCGAGGAGGGGGCGGTCCTCGCCGTGATCACCTGA
- a CDS encoding GNAT family N-acetyltransferase: MATASKPSARAGGGPEVRALRAREREQALAHLRPQARDDLFLMDLVRQVGAPAHGDVEAEVLGAWRGDVLVGLASLRPTIALEAGLDGDASRALLRALGALSAGLVRAPAPLVARLWDELARRGRRALVDRLEASLVLGATEARLPDPPAGVRVRPAGPADLDPLVEAARASLREERRPDPFLGDPRGFRRWVASRLGRALLAERAERVLWVGYADVRLAEGWLLQGVYTWPEARRQGLAAAGVGALCRQAFAAGAAHVQLSVVEGNRPALALYERLGFRPHATLRTLLFA, from the coding sequence GTGGCCACTGCATCCAAGCCGAGCGCCCGCGCGGGGGGCGGGCCCGAGGTCCGGGCGCTGCGCGCCCGAGAGCGCGAGCAGGCGCTCGCGCACCTGCGGCCGCAGGCGCGTGACGATCTCTTCCTCATGGACCTCGTGCGCCAGGTGGGCGCCCCCGCGCACGGCGACGTCGAGGCCGAGGTGCTGGGCGCCTGGCGGGGCGATGTGCTGGTCGGGCTCGCCTCGCTACGCCCCACGATCGCTCTCGAGGCCGGTCTCGACGGGGACGCCTCGCGGGCCTTGCTGCGCGCGCTCGGAGCGCTCTCGGCGGGGCTCGTGCGCGCCCCGGCGCCGCTCGTGGCCCGCCTGTGGGACGAGCTCGCGCGGCGGGGCCGGCGCGCGCTCGTGGACCGGCTCGAGGCGTCGCTGGTGCTCGGAGCGACGGAGGCGCGGCTGCCCGACCCGCCCGCGGGCGTGCGCGTGCGTCCGGCCGGCCCCGCCGACCTCGATCCGCTCGTCGAGGCCGCGCGCGCGAGCCTGCGCGAGGAGCGCCGGCCCGACCCCTTTCTCGGCGATCCGCGGGGGTTCCGGCGCTGGGTGGCGTCGCGCCTCGGCCGCGCGCTGCTCGCGGAGCGCGCGGAGCGGGTGCTCTGGGTGGGCTACGCCGACGTGCGGCTCGCCGAGGGCTGGCTGCTGCAGGGGGTCTACACGTGGCCCGAGGCGCGGCGCCAGGGGCTCGCCGCCGCCGGCGTCGGGGCCCTGTGCCGGCAGGCCTTCGCGGCCGGCGCCGCGCACGTCCAGCTCTCGGTCGTCGAGGGCAACCGGCCCGCGCTCGCGCTCTACGAGCGGCTCGGCTTCCGTCCCCACGCGACGCTGCGCACGCTGCTCTTCGCCTGA
- a CDS encoding SDR family NAD(P)-dependent oxidoreductase, with the protein MGLLDGKVAIVTGAGGGIGREHALALAAAGAAVVVNDLGGARDGSGTGHSMADGVVDEIRKAGGTAVASYDNVATVAGGQAILQGALDAFHQVDVLVNNAGILRDKTLAKMEEAEWDAVIAVHLKGAYCVTRPVFNHMRDAGRGGSIINTSSTSGLEGNFGQTNYGAAKAGIAGFTRCLAIEGHKYGVRVNAIAPVALTRMTEDLPLAQNAAFKDRMSPQQIAPLIVYLASDLAKEVSKKIFFVGGGQISEMRMVRTQGATKAEGLWSPEEIAGRIGEILA; encoded by the coding sequence ATGGGTCTGCTCGACGGCAAGGTGGCGATCGTGACGGGTGCGGGCGGCGGCATCGGGCGCGAGCACGCGCTCGCCCTCGCGGCGGCCGGCGCAGCGGTCGTGGTGAACGACCTCGGCGGCGCGCGCGACGGCTCCGGTACCGGCCACTCGATGGCCGACGGCGTGGTCGACGAGATCCGCAAGGCCGGCGGCACGGCCGTCGCGAGCTACGACAACGTTGCAACGGTGGCGGGCGGGCAGGCGATCCTGCAGGGCGCCCTCGACGCCTTCCACCAGGTCGACGTGCTCGTCAACAACGCCGGCATCCTGCGCGACAAGACGCTCGCGAAGATGGAGGAGGCCGAGTGGGACGCGGTGATCGCCGTCCATCTCAAGGGCGCCTACTGCGTGACCCGACCCGTCTTCAACCACATGCGCGACGCCGGGCGCGGCGGATCGATCATCAACACCTCCTCGACCTCCGGCCTCGAGGGCAACTTCGGGCAGACCAACTACGGCGCCGCCAAGGCCGGCATCGCGGGCTTCACGCGCTGCCTGGCGATCGAGGGGCACAAGTACGGCGTGCGCGTGAACGCGATCGCGCCGGTGGCGCTCACGCGCATGACCGAGGACCTGCCGCTCGCGCAGAACGCGGCCTTCAAGGACCGCATGTCGCCCCAACAGATCGCACCGCTGATCGTCTACCTCGCCAGCGACCTCGCCAAGGAGGTGAGCAAGAAGATCTTCTTCGTCGGCGGCGGGCAGATCTCGGAGATGCGGATGGTGCGCACGCAGGGCGCGACGAAGGCGGAGGGCCTCTGGTCGCCGGAGGAGATCGCCGGGAGGATCGGCGAGATCCTCGCCTAG